One Mycobacterium sp. 050128 genomic window carries:
- a CDS encoding protocatechuate 3,4-dioxygenase subunit alpha, producing the protein MTELACTPGQTVGPFLHLGMPCAPELVGDSDSRAIRLHGTVYDGDGTPVPDALVELWQAGDGFTGWGRAATDVDGHYGFTTVAPGRPPFFALAVFARGLLDRLFTRAYLPGADLAANPLLAVVDAGRRATLLCVPESQGGYRFDIQLQGPRETVFLAYRGAGG; encoded by the coding sequence ATGACTGAATTGGCCTGCACGCCAGGGCAAACCGTCGGTCCGTTCCTGCATCTCGGAATGCCTTGCGCCCCGGAGTTGGTGGGGGATTCGGATTCCCGAGCCATCCGACTGCACGGCACGGTGTACGACGGCGACGGCACACCGGTGCCGGATGCCCTGGTGGAACTCTGGCAGGCCGGCGACGGGTTCACCGGATGGGGCAGGGCCGCAACGGATGTCGACGGGCATTACGGTTTCACCACCGTGGCGCCGGGACGCCCGCCGTTTTTCGCGCTCGCCGTCTTCGCGCGCGGACTGCTGGACCGGCTGTTCACTCGCGCCTATCTGCCCGGGGCGGACCTGGCCGCCAACCCGCTGTTGGCCGTCGTCGACGCCGGGCGGCGCGCAACGTTGTTGTGCGTCCCGGAAAGCCAAGGGGGTTACCGCTTCGACATTCAGCTGCAAGGTCCGCGCGAGACCGTGTTTCTGGCCTACCGGGGCGCCGGGGGATGA
- a CDS encoding alpha/beta hydrolase family protein, translated as MATPTGDDPQQRAASHRSAPGGALGEAITPFVHTGQYVTRSWRDYLGGASDELPIARPTIALAAQAFRDEVVLVGLKARRPVSQPEVFERITREVIDGVQFYGDRGWLEKPRGFFGAPPVLSDVEIRKVRGRRRSFQRIFFDSGYAPHPGEPGAQRWMSYTANNREYALLLRHPEPRPWLVCIHGTEMGRAALDLALFRAWKLHDELGLNVVMPVLPMHGPRSHGLPKGAVFPGEDVLDDVHATAQAVWDIRRLLSWIRLQEPESLIGLNSLSLGGYIASLVASLDKGLTCAILGVPVADLVELLWRHSGLGHDDPRRQTMELAEPIGRMVSPLSLTPLVPMRGRFIYAGIADRVVHPRKQVTRLWQHWGKPEIVWYRGGHTGFFRSQPVQRFVWEALRQSGLLDGTATQRDLPA; from the coding sequence ATGGCAACGCCCACCGGCGACGACCCACAACAGCGGGCCGCTTCTCATCGAAGCGCGCCCGGTGGCGCCTTGGGTGAGGCCATTACCCCCTTCGTGCATACCGGCCAGTACGTCACCCGGTCCTGGCGCGACTACCTTGGTGGTGCGTCGGACGAACTCCCGATCGCACGGCCAACTATCGCGTTGGCGGCACAAGCCTTTCGCGACGAGGTCGTCTTGGTGGGCCTGAAGGCGCGCCGCCCGGTCAGTCAGCCCGAGGTGTTCGAGCGCATCACCCGCGAGGTGATTGACGGGGTCCAGTTCTACGGGGACAGGGGATGGCTGGAAAAGCCCAGGGGCTTCTTCGGCGCGCCGCCGGTGCTTTCCGACGTCGAGATCCGAAAGGTCAGAGGGCGCAGGCGCTCATTCCAGCGCATCTTCTTCGACAGTGGGTACGCACCGCACCCCGGTGAACCGGGGGCGCAACGATGGATGAGCTACACCGCGAACAATCGCGAGTACGCGCTACTGCTACGCCATCCGGAGCCACGCCCTTGGCTCGTGTGCATCCACGGAACCGAAATGGGACGTGCTGCATTGGATCTCGCTCTCTTTCGGGCATGGAAACTGCACGATGAACTCGGACTCAACGTTGTGATGCCGGTTCTCCCGATGCATGGGCCCCGATCGCACGGTTTGCCCAAGGGGGCGGTGTTTCCCGGGGAGGATGTGCTCGACGACGTGCACGCGACAGCTCAGGCGGTGTGGGATATCCGGCGGCTGTTGTCCTGGATTCGCTTGCAGGAGCCCGAATCGCTGATCGGGTTGAACAGCCTGTCCCTCGGCGGCTACATCGCGTCGCTGGTCGCCAGCCTCGACAAGGGCCTCACCTGCGCGATCCTAGGTGTGCCCGTGGCAGACCTGGTCGAATTGCTGTGGCGCCATTCGGGTCTGGGTCACGACGACCCGCGCCGGCAGACGATGGAGTTGGCCGAACCGATCGGCCGTATGGTCTCGCCGTTGTCGCTGACTCCGCTGGTGCCCATGAGGGGCCGCTTCATCTACGCCGGCATCGCCGACCGTGTGGTGCATCCCCGCAAGCAGGTGACCCGCCTCTGGCAGCACTGGGGTAAACCGGAGATCGTCTGGTACCGCGGTGGTCACACCGGATTCTTCCGCTCACAGCCCGTGCAGCGGTTTGTGTGGGAAGCATTGCGGCAGTCCGGTCTGCTGGACGGGACTGCTACGCAGCGTGACCTTCCTGCCTAG
- a CDS encoding DUF1990 family protein, which produces MDLAALEGLPLSYAEVGATAAGKLPAGYGHLFVTKQIGTGQQRFDRAAEAVMRWGMQRGAGLRVQASSEVAAVDTVVLVRMGFLPAPCRVIYVIDEPDFRGFAYGTLEGHPESGEERFVVHRDPATDAVFAEVSAFSRPAKWYSKLGGPVVSLGQRIIARRYLRGV; this is translated from the coding sequence GTGGACCTAGCAGCGCTCGAGGGACTTCCGCTGAGTTACGCCGAGGTGGGTGCGACCGCCGCGGGCAAACTGCCCGCCGGATACGGCCACCTGTTCGTCACGAAGCAGATCGGGACGGGCCAACAGCGGTTCGACCGGGCGGCCGAGGCCGTGATGCGCTGGGGCATGCAACGCGGCGCCGGGCTGCGGGTCCAGGCCAGCTCCGAGGTGGCCGCCGTCGACACGGTGGTGCTGGTGCGAATGGGTTTTCTGCCCGCACCGTGCCGGGTCATCTACGTGATCGACGAGCCCGACTTCCGGGGTTTCGCCTACGGCACGCTGGAAGGCCATCCCGAATCCGGGGAGGAACGCTTCGTCGTGCACCGGGACCCGGCCACCGACGCGGTCTTCGCCGAGGTGTCGGCGTTCTCCCGGCCCGCGAAGTGGTATAGCAAGCTCGGTGGCCCGGTGGTGTCGCTGGGCCAGCGCATCATCGCCAGGCGCTACCTGCGCGGGGTGTGA
- a CDS encoding Rv2629 family ribosome hibernation factor: protein MRSERLRGLVKAEGPFASVYFDDSHDAADAVEQLEAKWHEIRKHLENMGAGTELIDTLADAVRNHRPAVGRRGKALIATGDRVLIDEQLSSPPPSTVVRFSDYPYVLPLIEGAMRRPVYVFAAVDHTGADISLYDGIGVKSTRVKGAGYPVHKPATAGWNGYGDLQHTTDEAIRMNCRAIAEHLTRLVDDANPEVVFVSGAVPARADLLAELPERVAERVSQLHGGAQKGRADEEEVHQATSAEFARRHGLEMTAIAGRFEAEIGRGSGLAAQGLADVCAALRDGDIDTLIIGELADTVVVTGHALTTIAPDADALSELGEPVERIARADEALPFSAIAVGASLVRADNRIAPTDGIAALLRYAVTDRLASRQP, encoded by the coding sequence ATGCGATCCGAACGTCTCAGGGGGCTGGTAAAGGCGGAAGGCCCGTTCGCCTCGGTGTATTTCGACGACTCCCACGACGCGGCAGATGCGGTCGAGCAACTCGAAGCGAAGTGGCACGAAATCCGTAAGCACCTTGAAAACATGGGTGCGGGAACTGAACTCATCGACACGCTCGCGGATGCGGTGCGCAACCACCGCCCTGCGGTGGGCCGGCGCGGCAAGGCGTTGATCGCGACCGGCGACCGCGTGCTGATTGACGAACAACTCAGCAGCCCACCCCCGAGCACGGTGGTTCGTTTTTCGGACTACCCGTACGTCCTGCCGCTCATCGAGGGTGCGATGCGGCGACCGGTTTACGTGTTCGCCGCGGTCGACCACACCGGCGCGGACATCAGTCTCTACGACGGCATCGGGGTCAAATCCACTCGTGTGAAAGGCGCCGGGTACCCCGTGCACAAGCCGGCCACCGCCGGCTGGAATGGCTACGGCGATCTCCAACACACGACCGATGAAGCTATCCGGATGAACTGTCGCGCGATCGCTGAGCACTTGACCCGGTTGGTGGACGACGCCAACCCCGAGGTCGTATTCGTCAGCGGCGCGGTTCCGGCACGCGCCGATCTTCTTGCCGAATTGCCGGAGCGGGTTGCCGAACGCGTCTCGCAGCTGCACGGCGGTGCTCAGAAAGGCCGCGCCGACGAAGAAGAGGTCCACCAGGCGACCTCGGCGGAGTTCGCTCGGCGTCATGGCCTCGAAATGACGGCCATCGCAGGTCGATTCGAAGCCGAAATCGGGCGGGGATCCGGCTTGGCAGCCCAGGGACTCGCCGACGTTTGCGCGGCCCTGCGTGACGGCGACATCGACACACTGATCATCGGTGAACTGGCCGACACCGTCGTGGTCACCGGCCACGCGCTCACCACCATCGCGCCCGATGCCGACGCATTGTCCGAACTGGGCGAGCCGGTCGAGCGCATCGCACGGGCCGACGAGGCGTTGCCGTTCAGCGCGATCGCGGTTGGCGCCTCATTGGTCCGGGCCGATAACCGGATCGCACCGACCGACGGAATTGCCGCGTTGTTGCGGTATGCCGTGACCGACCGCCTGGCCAGCCGGCAACCCTAG
- the pcaH gene encoding protocatechuate 3,4-dioxygenase subunit beta yields MRAAPERVASQDDITAEIAEFAARHAGGSDTRPRLDYPPYRSSALRHPKQPLLLVDPDELERCAPCFGERDVDPRDADLTAGHPGEPIGERIIVVGRLLDQFGRPLAGQLIEIWQANAAGRYRHERDQHPAPLDPNFVGAGRCLTGADGTYRFLTVKPGPYPWRNHHNAWRPAHIHFSLFGTAFIQRLVTQMYFPGDPLFDLDPIFQSVVDPVARQRLIAGYDHGLTEPEYATGYRWDIVLADDSWTEAEHD; encoded by the coding sequence GTGAGGGCCGCACCGGAGCGCGTCGCGTCGCAGGATGACATCACGGCGGAGATCGCCGAATTCGCGGCTCGGCACGCCGGCGGCTCGGACACCCGGCCGCGGCTCGACTATCCGCCGTACCGCAGCAGTGCGCTGCGCCACCCGAAACAACCTCTGCTGCTGGTGGATCCCGACGAGCTCGAGCGCTGCGCACCGTGCTTCGGCGAGCGTGATGTGGACCCGCGCGACGCCGACCTGACGGCCGGCCACCCGGGCGAGCCGATCGGCGAACGCATCATCGTGGTCGGGCGGCTGCTCGACCAGTTCGGACGACCGCTGGCCGGGCAGCTGATCGAGATCTGGCAGGCGAACGCCGCCGGCCGCTACCGCCACGAGCGCGACCAGCATCCGGCTCCGCTGGACCCGAACTTCGTCGGGGCCGGCCGCTGCCTGACCGGGGCCGACGGGACCTACCGATTCTTGACCGTCAAGCCCGGTCCTTACCCCTGGCGCAATCATCACAACGCCTGGCGCCCGGCGCACATCCATTTCTCGCTGTTCGGTACCGCGTTCATCCAGCGCCTGGTCACCCAGATGTACTTCCCAGGCGACCCGCTGTTCGATTTGGATCCGATCTTCCAATCGGTCGTGGATCCCGTTGCGCGCCAACGGCTGATCGCCGGTTACGACCATGGGCTCACCGAGCCGGAGTATGCGACCGGCTATCGGTGGGACATCGTGCTGGCGGACGACTCCTGGACCGAGGCCGAGCATGACTGA
- a CDS encoding TetR/AcrR family transcriptional regulator, whose product MSDPSAYSGYAHASRGRRASHHSGDDREKAILATAERLLEERPLADFSVDDLAKGAGISRPTFYFYFRSKNAVLLSLLDQMNTKAHAALKSLRAKLAGDPATLWRDRIEAFFEVSGSHRAVAVAGASAKSTNPEVRALWSTLMQTWISFTTSAIKAERERGAAPDTVSAEDLSIALNMLSERVMAATFTSEEPAIREDRVIDTLVHIWLASIYEDGIATAGHPALALRTTAPFADYPLGAS is encoded by the coding sequence GTGTCCGACCCCTCGGCCTACAGCGGATATGCGCATGCCTCGCGCGGCCGTCGTGCGTCGCATCACTCGGGAGACGACCGCGAGAAGGCGATTCTCGCCACCGCCGAACGGCTCTTGGAAGAGCGGCCATTAGCCGACTTCTCCGTCGACGATCTGGCGAAAGGCGCGGGCATCTCCCGGCCCACCTTCTACTTTTATTTCCGGTCCAAAAATGCGGTGCTGTTGTCGTTGCTGGACCAGATGAACACCAAGGCGCATGCGGCACTCAAGTCGCTGCGCGCCAAGCTGGCCGGTGACCCAGCGACGCTGTGGCGCGACCGAATCGAGGCGTTCTTCGAGGTGTCGGGATCGCACCGGGCGGTCGCCGTGGCCGGCGCCTCGGCCAAGTCCACCAACCCCGAGGTCCGGGCGTTGTGGTCGACGCTGATGCAGACGTGGATCTCGTTCACCACCAGCGCGATCAAGGCCGAACGTGAGCGCGGCGCCGCGCCGGACACCGTCTCGGCCGAGGATCTGTCCATCGCACTCAACATGTTGAGCGAGCGGGTGATGGCCGCGACGTTCACCTCCGAGGAACCGGCGATCCGAGAAGATCGGGTGATCGACACGCTGGTGCACATCTGGCTGGCCAGCATCTACGAGGACGGCATCGCCACTGCCGGACACCCGGCCCTGGCACTACGGACCACTGCTCCGTTTGCCGACTACCCGCTCGGCGCGTCCTAG
- a CDS encoding wax ester/triacylglycerol synthase family O-acyltransferase produces the protein MHPLDPLDAAMMAAELVSSPMHAGAVLILSPPEDAGPAYVDELHRETLAANGSIDPRLCRYPHRGIDTAGIWVWRDSERPDVSRHCLRRTVSGGYDAFWRLIGELDAQRLDRSRPMWMSYLIDGLEDRRFAFYIKVHHTLIDGVAGLRMIADALSSDPTRRLMPPFYADHRDGSVSPSASPGLVSRLTAPVRALLDTTASGVGLIERVVTGELSTLMDGLIGYTTGWPFGAPYTRFNGRLGTERAVCAGSWAKDRIQAVQETAGVSANDVVTAIVAAVVRLWLGDRGELPKQSLVGVCPITVRDRSVDPSIDQHGNMFGLWLCPLGTNLDDPIARLQLIHRSMSEGKHWVAKRGSAASLLTNAASIAATVVSPLLPFTPKMRTGFNIPISHVPGPRVEMYWNGAHVEQIYPVSTVYDGMALNVTTCSYADRIGFGYAAGRDVVPDIDTLIPLTEQCLAELESAAGVR, from the coding sequence ATGCATCCGCTGGATCCACTGGACGCGGCGATGATGGCCGCTGAGTTGGTGTCGAGCCCGATGCATGCCGGCGCCGTGCTGATCCTGTCGCCGCCCGAGGATGCCGGCCCGGCCTACGTCGACGAACTGCATCGGGAGACACTGGCCGCAAACGGATCGATAGATCCCCGGCTTTGCAGATATCCGCATCGTGGTATCGACACCGCCGGCATCTGGGTGTGGCGGGACAGCGAGCGACCTGATGTGAGTCGACACTGTTTGCGCCGCACCGTCTCTGGCGGCTACGACGCCTTCTGGCGGCTGATCGGCGAGCTGGACGCGCAACGCCTCGACCGGTCCCGTCCGATGTGGATGTCCTATCTGATCGACGGTCTCGAGGATCGTCGATTCGCGTTCTACATCAAGGTGCATCACACCCTGATCGACGGTGTGGCCGGTCTTCGGATGATCGCCGACGCATTGAGCAGTGACCCGACGCGTCGGTTGATGCCGCCCTTCTATGCGGATCACCGCGACGGATCCGTGTCGCCCTCCGCTTCGCCGGGATTGGTGTCTCGTCTGACTGCGCCGGTACGGGCGCTGCTCGACACCACGGCGTCGGGCGTCGGTCTGATCGAGCGAGTCGTCACGGGAGAGCTATCGACGCTGATGGACGGTCTGATCGGTTACACGACCGGGTGGCCCTTCGGAGCGCCCTACACCCGGTTCAACGGCCGGCTGGGGACCGAGCGGGCGGTCTGCGCGGGCAGCTGGGCCAAGGATCGTATCCAGGCGGTGCAAGAGACAGCCGGTGTCAGTGCCAACGACGTGGTAACCGCAATAGTGGCCGCAGTGGTGCGGCTCTGGCTGGGGGACCGCGGTGAACTACCCAAACAGTCGTTGGTTGGCGTCTGCCCGATCACCGTGCGCGATCGCAGCGTTGATCCGTCAATTGACCAGCACGGCAACATGTTTGGGCTTTGGTTGTGCCCGTTGGGCACAAATCTGGATGACCCGATCGCGCGATTGCAACTGATTCACCGGTCGATGTCGGAAGGCAAACACTGGGTCGCGAAACGGGGATCGGCGGCGTCGCTTCTGACGAATGCGGCGAGCATCGCCGCCACCGTCGTTTCTCCGCTGCTGCCTTTCACGCCGAAGATGCGGACAGGGTTCAACATCCCGATATCGCACGTGCCGGGTCCTCGGGTCGAGATGTATTGGAACGGTGCGCATGTCGAGCAGATCTATCCGGTGTCGACCGTTTACGACGGGATGGCACTCAACGTCACGACCTGCTCGTACGCCGACCGCATCGGATTCGGCTATGCGGCTGGTCGTGACGTCGTGCCGGATATCGACACGCTGATACCGCTGACGGAGCAGTGCCTGGCCGAACTCGAATCCGCCGCAGGCGTGCGCTGA
- a CDS encoding SRPBCC family protein: MTHLIGPITKTAALLTLLYGARRYYRNWGTTKSECRMVLPGDKLVADPAVQSTEAIYIDAPTAAVWPWLLQIGQDRAGFYGCEGAMNAIGLGYHHTDRVHPEWQQLAVGDTVRLAPEGWLGQPDGVTFSVTEIVPEKCLVLHATTSKPASDVVWSFHVQPHWEDRVRLLTRVRIALRRPGAVFAMELARPVIAFSTRGLLLGIKHRVETSSSGIPHSQARY; this comes from the coding sequence ATGACGCACCTGATCGGACCGATCACCAAGACAGCGGCGCTGCTTACGTTGTTGTACGGCGCCCGACGTTATTACCGCAATTGGGGCACCACCAAATCGGAATGCCGGATGGTGTTGCCCGGCGACAAATTGGTGGCCGATCCCGCCGTCCAGTCAACCGAAGCGATCTACATCGACGCCCCCACGGCAGCGGTCTGGCCATGGCTGCTGCAGATCGGCCAGGACCGCGCCGGCTTCTACGGCTGCGAGGGCGCGATGAACGCAATCGGTCTTGGTTACCACCACACCGATCGAGTGCACCCGGAATGGCAACAACTCGCGGTGGGGGATACCGTCCGCCTGGCTCCCGAAGGCTGGCTGGGCCAGCCCGACGGGGTGACGTTCAGCGTCACTGAGATCGTGCCCGAAAAGTGTCTGGTGCTCCATGCCACGACATCGAAGCCGGCCTCGGATGTGGTCTGGTCGTTCCACGTTCAGCCGCACTGGGAGGACCGGGTGCGACTCCTTACCCGCGTCAGGATCGCACTGCGCCGACCGGGTGCCGTGTTCGCCATGGAACTGGCCAGGCCGGTAATAGCCTTTAGCACCCGGGGATTGTTGCTCGGCATCAAACACCGCGTCGAGACGTCGTCGTCGGGCATCCCGCACAGCCAAGCCCGCTACTGA
- a CDS encoding NAD(P)H-dependent flavin oxidoreductase, giving the protein MLATPWSSELGLRVPIVNAPMGGVAGGRLAAAVSAAGGLGMVGMGSVATRELLAAQLQHVDGTFGIGLVDWVMRTEAGLLDDALAARPVLLSVSFGTDWSWVGKAHAAGIRTVTQVYDALGARQAVDAGVDILVARGAEGGGHGDTKLGTLPLLDDVLDAVAVPVLAGGGIASARSLAAVLAAGASGAWVGTRLAACPEALTGDGSRQALIAARSTDTAVTRAFDVAKGLPWPARFPSRVLRNEFVARYTGKEDTLDAPACDELAAAIDADDRRIAPVDAGQGVGMIRDDASVAEVIDAMCSGAQRLLACWGG; this is encoded by the coding sequence ATGCTAGCCACGCCCTGGTCATCCGAGCTCGGGCTGCGGGTGCCCATCGTCAACGCCCCGATGGGCGGCGTCGCGGGTGGCCGGCTGGCCGCCGCGGTCAGCGCCGCCGGCGGACTGGGCATGGTCGGCATGGGCAGTGTCGCGACCAGGGAGCTGCTGGCTGCCCAACTGCAACACGTCGACGGCACCTTCGGAATCGGCCTGGTGGACTGGGTGATGCGCACCGAGGCGGGGCTGCTCGACGATGCCCTGGCCGCCCGGCCCGTGCTGCTGTCGGTCAGTTTCGGTACCGACTGGTCGTGGGTCGGCAAGGCGCACGCCGCCGGAATCCGCACCGTCACACAGGTTTATGACGCTCTGGGAGCGCGTCAGGCGGTCGACGCGGGCGTCGACATTCTGGTCGCGCGCGGTGCCGAGGGCGGCGGGCACGGCGACACCAAGCTCGGCACGCTGCCACTGCTCGACGACGTGCTGGACGCCGTGGCGGTGCCCGTGCTCGCGGGCGGCGGTATCGCCTCGGCGCGCAGCCTGGCCGCGGTGCTGGCCGCAGGGGCCAGCGGCGCCTGGGTGGGCACTCGTCTGGCGGCCTGTCCGGAGGCGCTGACCGGCGACGGCAGCCGCCAGGCCCTGATCGCGGCCCGGTCGACCGACACCGCGGTCACCCGGGCCTTCGACGTCGCCAAGGGTCTGCCGTGGCCGGCGCGGTTCCCGTCACGGGTGTTGCGCAATGAGTTCGTCGCGCGCTACACGGGCAAGGAAGACACGCTCGATGCGCCGGCCTGCGACGAGCTGGCCGCCGCGATCGACGCCGACGACCGCCGGATCGCCCCGGTCGACGCCGGTCAGGGCGTCGGCATGATCCGCGACGACGCGTCGGTGGCCGAGGTCATCGACGCGATGTGTTCGGGCGCGCAGCGCTTGTTGGCGTGCTGGGGAGGCTAG
- a CDS encoding helix-turn-helix transcriptional regulator translates to MRSIGTSAGESAGRRREVLRILRTSRAPMTIVAIAEVLGVHPNTVRFHLDSLIGDEQVEQVEPGRKGPGRPPLMFRAVRQMDRGGIRHYRLLAEILTMAFAAEKDPAAKALAAGRAWGRQLDSARGDAQSQEKAIGHLVDVLDELGFAPERRSSDGAHQVGLRHCPFLELAESRTAVVCPVHLGLMQGALETWGAPVAVDRLEAFVEPDLCVAHLELQEA, encoded by the coding sequence GTGAGAAGCATCGGCACGTCAGCGGGGGAGTCCGCCGGGCGCCGCCGGGAGGTGCTGCGGATATTGCGAACGTCCCGGGCGCCGATGACCATCGTCGCGATCGCCGAGGTGCTGGGCGTGCATCCCAACACCGTTCGCTTCCACCTCGACAGCCTGATCGGTGACGAGCAGGTGGAACAGGTGGAGCCGGGCCGCAAGGGCCCGGGGCGTCCGCCGCTGATGTTCCGGGCGGTCCGGCAGATGGATCGCGGCGGGATACGGCACTATCGGCTGCTCGCCGAAATCCTGACGATGGCGTTCGCGGCCGAGAAGGATCCCGCCGCCAAGGCGCTGGCCGCCGGGCGGGCGTGGGGGCGGCAGCTGGATTCGGCGAGGGGAGATGCGCAGAGTCAGGAGAAGGCCATCGGCCACCTGGTCGACGTGCTCGACGAGCTCGGCTTCGCGCCCGAGCGCCGCAGCTCCGACGGCGCGCACCAGGTCGGCCTGCGGCACTGCCCGTTCCTGGAGCTCGCCGAAAGCCGAACGGCCGTGGTCTGTCCCGTGCACCTTGGGCTCATGCAAGGGGCGCTGGAAACCTGGGGGGCCCCGGTTGCCGTCGATCGTCTCGAAGCGTTCGTCGAACCCGATCTGTGTGTCGCACACCTCGAGTTGCAGGAGGCCTGA
- a CDS encoding cupin domain-containing protein, whose translation MESISLTSLAAEKLAEARQTNSGRAAHTIHGGHDHELRQTVLALLADHDLSEHDSSGEATLQVLQGHVRLTTDGDSWDGKTGDHVAVPRQRHALHAVADSVIMLTVLKSIPSQSH comes from the coding sequence ATGGAATCAATCTCGCTGACCAGCCTGGCCGCCGAAAAGCTGGCCGAAGCCCGACAGACGAACAGCGGACGAGCCGCACACACCATCCACGGCGGCCATGACCACGAACTCCGGCAGACCGTGCTGGCCCTGCTCGCCGACCACGACCTGTCCGAACACGACAGCTCCGGCGAGGCGACGCTGCAGGTGCTGCAGGGTCACGTGCGCCTGACGACCGACGGCGACTCCTGGGACGGTAAGACCGGCGACCATGTCGCGGTTCCTCGGCAGCGCCATGCCCTGCACGCGGTCGCGGATTCGGTGATCATGCTGACCGTGCTGAAGAGCATCCCCTCGCAGTCGCACTAG
- a CDS encoding lyase family protein, whose amino-acid sequence MTNLLWPGDHRAGEHMTDQALLRAMVAVQSAWLSALASAGLAPADAAGADLSNLVDDEDVETLAVAAENSGNPVVALVELLRKRAKPGIGPWIHRGLTSQDVLDTALMLGVRGVADELRMQLREHVWALAALANTHRATPMVARTLTQQAAPTTFGVKAAGWCHGVVDAYERLCGLSTPIQLGGAVGTWSATTELAALLTGATDPAEVSERVMRSAAAALGLAVRMPWHTARMPVTAAADAFLGCTDSWGRIASDVVVLVRPEISELSEPAAEQRGGSSSMPHKRNPVLSILIRRAAISAPQLAATLHTAAALANDERPDGAWHAEWDTLRTLTRRTVIAGSQCGELLAGLEVHATRMAENLSAADVLGEQRTIAELARMPPSQTYFGGVDRLIDESLGRAERVVGKRSSGP is encoded by the coding sequence ATGACCAATCTGTTGTGGCCGGGCGATCACCGGGCCGGCGAGCACATGACCGATCAGGCGCTGCTGCGCGCGATGGTGGCGGTGCAATCGGCCTGGCTGAGCGCACTGGCCTCCGCTGGTCTGGCGCCCGCCGACGCCGCAGGCGCCGACCTGTCAAACCTGGTGGACGACGAGGACGTCGAGACGCTCGCGGTCGCCGCCGAGAACAGCGGCAATCCGGTCGTCGCTTTGGTCGAGCTGCTGCGCAAGCGGGCCAAACCCGGTATCGGTCCGTGGATCCACCGCGGACTCACCAGCCAGGACGTACTGGACACCGCGCTGATGCTGGGTGTGCGCGGCGTCGCCGATGAGCTGAGAATGCAGCTGCGCGAGCATGTTTGGGCATTGGCCGCGCTTGCGAACACGCACCGGGCCACCCCGATGGTGGCCCGTACGCTGACCCAGCAGGCCGCGCCGACCACGTTCGGCGTCAAGGCGGCCGGGTGGTGCCACGGTGTGGTCGACGCATATGAACGGCTTTGTGGCCTGAGCACCCCGATTCAGCTCGGCGGTGCCGTCGGAACATGGTCGGCCACGACGGAACTCGCGGCGCTGCTCACCGGCGCGACCGATCCTGCAGAGGTATCGGAGCGGGTAATGCGCAGTGCCGCAGCCGCTTTAGGCCTCGCTGTGCGTATGCCATGGCATACCGCCCGGATGCCGGTCACCGCGGCTGCGGATGCCTTCCTCGGGTGCACCGATAGCTGGGGCCGGATCGCCTCAGACGTCGTTGTGCTGGTTCGCCCGGAGATCAGCGAGCTGAGCGAGCCGGCCGCCGAGCAGCGGGGCGGCTCGTCGTCGATGCCACACAAGCGCAATCCGGTGCTGTCCATCTTGATTCGGCGCGCCGCGATATCCGCACCGCAACTGGCCGCGACCCTGCACACCGCGGCGGCGCTGGCCAACGACGAACGCCCCGATGGCGCTTGGCATGCCGAATGGGACACGCTGCGGACCCTGACCCGGCGGACCGTGATCGCGGGCTCCCAGTGCGGCGAGCTGCTGGCCGGGCTGGAGGTACATGCCACCCGGATGGCCGAGAATCTAAGTGCAGCAGACGTTCTCGGTGAGCAGCGGACAATCGCCGAGCTGGCCCGGATGCCGCCGTCGCAAACCTATTTCGGCGGCGTCGACCGATTGATCGACGAGAGCCTAGGACGCGCCGAGCGGGTAGTCGGCAAACGGAGCAGTGGTCCGTAG